A window of the Besnoitia besnoiti strain Bb-Ger1 chromosome VI, whole genome shotgun sequence genome harbors these coding sequences:
- a CDS encoding hypothetical protein (encoded by transcript BESB_064420) yields the protein MSNSSEAETTAGRGRGPGFYDTQSVSEGGTADSFVIRNVHTKRERARRGEDPDAGERGFFQTFFASFKQCCAPSTRKNMNWKGSQGTGADGFGRKGAGALQGRSATSHLLYGGKRAATYTDGSSSSSSVTRGKTEGGTLNRSQIDDKFQPAGVSWRITDATGASRTVVLTSAQAAWAALVWCVRLENSERMSGRMVAEILLGAEQQKRELDLNFCLRSTVQFQSIELLRKLEGRVMEDLLGDFSGTLTDVVRGAHSEGADASTAGVYMIISKVRVLGLYARKQGEFVDLAVFDPAPSEEDDFPPCFVGFRSMEDLLDFTVETFNRDPRVKRALQAKITAFLFRSKHTYGPSARQKDYGAHRPVRHWMKKEGLAQKDPRFEAKVMYTNMYRATEQSPADENIFAMEAGTGMQIGDNREANARSKFRNRDEVEDDDEASFGQP from the exons ATGTCAAACTCGAGTGAAGCGGAGACCACGGCGGGAAGGGGTCGCGGTCCTGGCTTTTACGATACCCAGAGCGTTTCGGAGGGCGGCACGGCGGATTCGTTTGTGATTCGAAACGTGCACACGAAACGGGAGCGTGCGCGCAGAGGGGAGGAccccgacgcaggcgagcgcggttTTTTCCAGACTTTCTTTGCCAGCTTCAAGCAGTGTTGCGCCCCGAGCACCCGGAAGAACATGAACTGGAAAGGCAGCCAAGGCACCGGCGCTGACGGCTTTGGACGgaaaggcgccggcgcgctgcaaGGTCGAAGCGCGACGAGCCATCTCCTTTACGGCggcaagcgcgcggcgacgtaCACTGACGGATCGAGCTCCAGCTCGAGCGTCACGCGCGGGAAAACTGAGGGCGGAACCCTCAACCGCAGTCAAATCGATGACAAGTTCCAGCCCGCCGGGGTCTCCTGGCGCATCACCGACGCCACTGGTGCGAGTCGGACTGTGGTCCTCACCTCAGCGCAGGCAGCCTGGGCAGCCCTCGTCTGGTGCGTCCGCCTCgaaaacagcgagagaatGAGCGGACGAATGGTCGCAGAaatcctcctcggcgccgagcaGCAAAAGCGGGAACTCGACCTCAACTTCTGCCTCCGAAGCACTGTCCAGTTCCAGTCTATCGAGCTGCTTCGGAAACTCGAAGGGCGCGTGATGGAGGACCTTCTTGGCGACTTCTCTGGCACGCTAACGGATGTCGTTCGCGGAGCCCACAGCGAAGGGGCGGACGCCAGCACTGCCGGCGTATACATGATCATCTCGAAAGTACGAGTCCTTGGATTATACGCGAGGAAACAGGGAGAATTCGTCGACCTTGCTGTCTTTGATCCTGCACCGAGTGAAGAGGATGACTTTCCACCCTGCTTCGTCGGCTTCAGAAG CATGGAGGATCTACTGGATTTCACCGTCGAAACATTCAATCGCGATCCCCGA GTGAAACGTGCCCTCCAGGCAAAAATAACGGCCTTTCTATTCAGGAGCAAGCACAC ATACGGTCCGTCCGCCCGCCAGAAGGACTACGGCGCGCACAGACCTGTAAGAC ACTGGATGAAGAAGGAAGGTCTCGCGCAGAAAG ATCCGCGGTTTGAGGCCAAGGTCATGTATACGAACATGTACCGCGCGACGGAGCAATCGCCTGCAGACGAAAACATCTTTGCGAT GGAGGCTGGCACTGGCATGCAAATTGGCGACAATCGTGAAGCGAATGCGAGGAGCAAGTTCAGGAACCGGGACGAAGTG GAGGACGACGATGAGGCGTCGTTCGGGCAACCTTGA
- a CDS encoding cytidine and deoxycytidylate deaminase zinc-binding region domain-containing protein (encoded by transcript BESB_064440) yields the protein MVVLGLVGPLQSGKTSVAEILRAKYNFTVIYLPSTSPYSLSRQFSRASSRAASPLSLTLSVSPPALPCGIDGNERDERAGGDAHAGVHFHPLNQKGHRASAAPAATHSGKRGDEATRNPETTKRAVKASRLQRCTGDPSQVSEEGLPCSTEGDAASSFFKCQGLSSKARTSLSPAEDAPAADGEAYTPGVRTPLEQRQEPHNDAAVVNSCSRMWFADATAVVDFVTGRWRQHFVILGISSLEEVRTLRKRPFFALVAVDAPFGVRVARMKAKEGAQFSLESMLEREDQLCFRSEAPLRDCAASPQVDGVRACMAVADVHLTADGDSDLLERKIAAAGFLSEELVRPSWDTYFMRLTYLAATRSNCMKRRVGAIVARGNRVIATGYNGTPSQASNCNEGGCARCNDPRVSQGRELEACECIHAEANALLEAGRDRAMNSTLYVTCLPCLGCAKLVVQSAIRTVVYAEEYDHRSGALSLLTRMGVTVRQFSEDHPGVPGMTIAVKTC from the exons ATGGTTGTCCTCGGCCTCGTAGGGCCGCTACAAAGCGGCAAGACCTCAGTCGCGGAAATCCTTCGCGCCAAATACAACTTCACCGTCATCTACCTACCTAGCACTTCTCCGTACTCTTTGTCTCGTCAGTTCTCCCgggcttcttctcgcgcggcttctcctctctcgctaacgctctccgtctctcctccAGCCTTGCCATGTGGCATCGACGGCAATGAACGCGATGAGAGAGCAgggggcgacgcgcatgcaggcgtaCATTTCCACCCATTGAACCAAAAGGGGCATCGAGCATCGGCAGCTCCTGCAGCGACGCATTCAggaaagcgaggagacgaggccaCGCGCAATCCAGAAACAACGAAAAGGGCAGTCAAAGCTTCACGCCTCCAACGGTGCACCGGAGATCCTTCACAGGTGTCCGAGGAGGGCCTTCCGTGCTCCACTGAAGGGGAcgccgcttcttcgtttTTCAAGTGTCAGGGGCTCTCCTCAAAGGCGAGAACTTCGCTatcgccggcggaggacgcgccggcagcagatGGCGAGGCGTACACTCCAGGTGTACGTACGCCTCTCGAGCAGAGGCAAGAGCCGCATAACGACGCAGCCGTTGTAAATTCGTGTTCCCGAATGTGGTTCGCCGATGCGACGGCCGTTGTTGATTTTG TCACTGGACGGTGGAGGCAGCACTTTGTGATCCTCGGAATCTCGAGCTTGGAGGAGGTCCGGACGCTGCG GAAACGCCCGTTCTTCGCTTTGGTGGCGGTCGACGCGCCCTTCGGCGTCCGCGTGGCACGCATGAAGGCAAAGGAGGGCGCCCAGTTTTCACTGGAGAGCATGTTGGAGCGGGAAGATCAA CTTTGCTTTCGGTCTGAGGCGCCCCTCAGAGACtgtgcggcttcgccgcAAGTCGACGGTGTCCGTGCCT gcatGGCCGTTGCGGATGTGCACCTGACGGCCGATGGCGACTCGGATCTTCTCGAAAGGAAAATTGCAG CGGCCGGATTCCTCAGCGAAGAGCTGGTGAGGCCTTCGTGGGACACGTACTTCATGCGACTCACCTAcctggcggcgacgcgctcgaACTGCATGAAGCGCAG agtcGGGGCCATCGTGGCACGCGGAAACCGG GTGATCGCTACGGGCTACAACGGAACGCCGTCGCAGGCATCGAACTGCAATGAGGGGGGCTGCGCGAGATGCAACGACCCTCGCGTGTCCCAAGGCCGGGAGCTTGAGGCCTGCGAGTGCATCCACGCTGAAGCGAATGCTCTGCTGGAGGCAG GCCGAGACCGTGCAATGAACAGCACGCTGTACGTCACTTGCCTCCCCTGCCTCGGATGCGCCAAGCTCGTCGTTCAGTCG GCGATCCGAACCGTGGTCTACGCAGAGGAATACGACCACCGGAGTGGCGCTCTGAGTCTTCTCACACGG atGGGGGTGACTGTACGGCAGTTCTCCGAAGACCATCCAGGAGTCCCTGGAATGACAATCGCAGTCAAGACTTGCTGA
- a CDS encoding hypothetical protein (encoded by transcript BESB_064430) — protein sequence MPDSGGPAVVWVTPAPPWLLALASFLFFLLAVCSFSQCRKKRGSVSSLSGQDSLSLSSSSSSFSLTSSSPSPLRRSGSRDTPSGPRVPASSPHPYYSSREGGRVRKYLNIFSCADSERATASYAQLFVFDGASMRTKILSLVTVASLLRSVLLFCQVLPIDNVILSLARPGRDPVTEGAVSGAVAEFPGERPNVFPHALAQAGGGASFTELAPRDKHSLEGLAGLRDTSPLRAETGPGQLKHAGVLNVSPNEDAPYEPHAATQNHGAARDSERDKLRGGHEGRRNLLAHGRPPQDAPSAESVESRYPCRDRPCRQKARRQFDGGKEERAPGGDSAPDEETGERGSRDREESDGEQHTAGVTGMSSAEKAEHEHAGPPYSVSFAASAPAAGGLGLSVSPTPSFLSPASTPVVGAPAAEPHASSREASAFASPAGLAASVVAPPPVMSQARDYRRPPSAAPGGPRGAGASGGPPPPAGFCFKPHPLWTRTVIRSLPPMLCISVYGLLVLFLIDLYNAGSLDGNATLWWVVSSYVSLFLVWLLFFALAAMALERNTRVEARIFARCSAILLGISFTLLAAAWSFFGRRVLRQLRARESSLCTSSPLVLLRPLPGEALSQSFAYYCPARGFPELPAPPHYSFGAPGAATRDAYAVYRPPVLPPSLYAPDETQHRGAPLAYGGFDYVRAPDFPLGFPLESSYQCAACSAADQERAAGRGDRKGWLPAFVSRFLRLGRGADGDSAEGEAGGSPQTALARSSPALEPSASSTVAAWRFFPPKAQSNMGPAWHRLRRLTRLCPPLLLVRGLYLLLVGTQVLPHYYPSGRPASFFARQKESFDVALYLLTEFVPLTLLVCAFAANESKPRRRKDQDQDEDQAFSGSEGEDAGEGAENA from the exons ATGCCTGATTCTGGAGGCCCGGCGGTGGTCTGGGtcacgccggcgccgccgtggtTGTTGGCTCTGGCGAGTTTTCtgttcttccttctcgctgtgTGTTCATTTTCCCAGTGCCGCAAGAAGCGTGGGTCGgtgtcttcgctctccggcCAAGACTCGCtgtcgctttcttcgtcctcatcctccttctcgctgaccagctcgtcgccctctccgctgcgccgcagtgGGTCCCGGGACACGCCGAGCGGCCCTCGTGTGCCGGCCTCGTCCCCCCATCCCTACTATtccagcagagaaggcgggcggGTGCGAAAGTACCTGAATATTTTTTCCTGCGCCGACAGCGAAAGGGCAACCGCCTCCTATGCTCAGCTCTTTGTGTTCGACGGCGCTTCGATGCGCACCAAAATCCTCTCCCTGGTCACTgtcgcgtctcttcttcgctccgTCCTCCTCTTTTGCCAGGTTTTGCCAATTGACAACGTCAttctctcgctggcgcgaCCCGGAAGGGACCCCGTGACGGAGGGGGCGGTcagcggcgcggtcgcggaatTCCCCGGCGAAAGGCCGAACGTCTTTCCTCACGCGCTTGCTCAGGCAGGCGGCGGTGCGTCATTCACTGAgttggcgccgcgcgacaaACATTCCCTCGAAGGCTTGGCAGGCCTGAGAGACACGTCGCCGCtgagggcggagacagggccTGGCCAGCTGAAACACGCTGGGGTCCTCAATGTCAGTCCGAACGAGGACGCACCGTATGaaccgcatgcagcgacaCAGAAccacggcgcggcgagagactCAGAACGCGACAAGCTCCGAGGCGGCCATGAAGGACGAAGGAACCTCCTAGCGCACGGCCGCCCCCCTCAAGACGCCCCGAGCGCGGAGAGTGTCGAATCGCGCTACCCGTGTCGAGACAGGCCGTGTAGACAGAAGGCAAGAAGACAGTTTGACGGGGGGAAGGAGGAAAGGGCACCGGGGGGAGATAGCGCGCCAGACGAAGAAACTGGAGAGCGAGGGAGCAGAGACCGCGAGGAGAGTGATGGCGAGCAGCACACAGCTGGCGTTACGGGCATGTCCAGCGCTGAAAAGGCAGAGCACGAACATGCGGGTCCCCCATATTCCGTTTCattcgccgcgtcggctccggcggcgggcgggctTGGCCTTTCTGTGTCCCCCACGCCTTCATTTCTCTCCCCCGCGTCCACTCCTGTCGtcggcgctccagcggcggagccgcacgCTTCTTCCCGTGAGGCTTCGGCCtttgcgtcgcctgcaggtcTCGCGGCGTCCGTGGTCGCCCCCCCGCCTGTGATGTCTCAGGCGCGCGACTACCGCCGGCCCCCGTCCGCTGCTCCGGGCGGGCCGCGGGGCGCGGGTGCGTCCGgggggccgccgccccctgcggGCTTCTGCTTCAAGCCCCACCCGCTGTGGACGCGGACGGTCAtccgctcgctgccgccgatgCTGTGCATCAGCGTGTACGGcctcctcgttctcttcttGATCGACCTCTACAACGCCGGTTCTCTGGATGGCAACGCCACTCTGTGGTGGGTTGTCTCCAGCTACGTCTCCCTCTTCCTGGTCTGGCTGCTTTTTTTCGCTCTAGCCGCCATGGCGCTCGAACGCAACACCCGCGTGGAGGCTCGGATCTTCGCGAG GTGTTCAGCGATTCTGCTGGGGATATCGTTcactctcctcgccgccgcgtggagTTTCTTCGGCAGACGCGTtctgcgccagctgcgcgcgcgggagtcGTCGCTGTGCACGTCCTCGCCGCTAGTcttgctgcggccgctgcccggcgaggcgctgtcCCAGTCGTTTGCGTATTACTgccctgcgcgcggcttcccggagctgcctgcgcctccgcactATTCTTTCGGTGCACCTGGGGCTGCGACCCGAGACGCCTACGCAGTCTACCGGCCGCCtgtgctgccgccgtcgctttATGCGCCCGACGAGACGCAACATCGCGGCGCCCCGCTCGCCTACGGAGGCTTTGACTACGTTCGCGCTCCCGACTTCCCTCTTGGTTTCCCCTTGGAGTCTTCCTACCAGTGCGCGGCGTGCTCTGCTGCGGATCAGGAGCGAGCGGCGGGGCGTGGGGACCGGAAGGGGTGGCTGCCTGCTTTCGTTTcccgttttcttcgccttggACGAGGTGCGGACGGGGActccgcggagggcgaggccggcggctcCCCCCAGACGGCACTCGCGCGCTCGTCTCCGGCGCTGGagccgtcggcgtcttccaCGGTTGCCGCGTGGCGGTTTTTCCccccgaaggcgcagagcaACATGGGGCCTGCGTGGCACAGACTGAGGAGACTGACGCGGTTGTGTCCTCCGCTGCTTCTTGTGCGAGGGTTGTACCTGCTCCTAGTCGGGACGCAGGTTCTGCCTCACTACTACCCATCCGGCCGTCCGGCCTCTTTCTTCGCCAGGCAGAAGGAAAGCTTCGACGTCGCGCTGTACCTGCTCACCGAGTTCGTCCCGCTGACTCTGCTCGTCTGTGCCTTCGCGGCCAACGAGAGCAAACCCAGACGGCGGAAAGACCAGGACCAGGACGAAGACCAAGCGTTTTCAGGCAGTGAGGGggaagacgccggcgagggcgcagagaacgCCTGA
- a CDS encoding hypothetical protein (encoded by transcript BESB_064410), with the protein MRPLPFAISCLGFLCSCFSLLRSPTGGARVRGSLPIPLHAFFVRAAASDHRLPLQSPARRLCERAAMGPRKPPSAALFPRSSFAQSVVRVSTPSRGCHLLGGTIEEEIRKLRQALVEVVSRGAPPSAPRRRRGDGLKGDSWVALIAVSSPGVAISVNENADPTVRVDLKTTLDLLTGMEACGSSGEHTSLQLRHETGVNCRSAEGASRVSEQRRRRGSPARSSGRSSWDEAPEFPSEARSELAQIVSAMSSPCAASLLTEEKSGSRSDNVDFEGRKESWLMHIWTRHTSCSLSVTGRSCLRALEPLMSRVVPEDWNNTYFEHTYEGPDDMPAHAKTTLFTPDVFLSLTAPAGETQEDANCDALDAYQAEHAGMDSRFQMPDSETKDGKNSRRCRLGGESRGGQRVDFGYNQTVALNEHRDGGGWGGGRARKLVFSSIGIASQKETLQEERKRKAIAAFKRQLATIQAGAVHCSVHAPDSGLVIAPRMVTSFLEASAADGKASVEETYDHESSEREEGGAVVREVFEGIIPDNWDAPDTGGAGCEDHMSIVALGRAALLNSGLLIPIRAGELVCPPGHDVFVWAGAYADSDSEGRLMDRDGEPAKPPNVGSAELSRSRNRKFEVTCTLLGTQEASDGF; encoded by the exons ATGCGTCCTCTTCCATTCGCCATTTCATGCTTGGGTTTCCTCTGCtcctgcttctctctgctACGCTCTCCCACGGGTGgtgcgcgcgtccgcggatcGCTGCCGATTCCTCTGCATGCCTTCTTCGTGCGGGCGGCGGCTTCAGACCACCGGCTTCCTCTGCAGTCTCCTGCGCGCAGACTCTGCGAGCGTGCCGCCATGGGTCCGCGCaagccgccgtcggcggctcTGTTCCCGCGGTCTTCCTTCGCGCAgagcgtcgtccgcgtctccacgccctcgcgcggctgccacCTCCTCGGAGGGACCATCGAGGAAGAAATTCGGAAGCTCCGGCAGGCTCTCGTGGAGGTGgtctcccgcggcgctcccccctccgcgcctcggcgaagacgaggcgatGGCCTCAAGGGAGATAGCTGGGTTGCCCTCATTGCGGTTTCTTCTCCCGGCGTGGCTATCTCTGTCAACGAAAACGCGGACCCCACAGTGCGCGTTGACTTGAAGACAACGCTCGACTTGCTGACCGGTATGGAGGCATGCGGTTCTTCGGGCGAGCATACGAGTCTGCAACTGCGACATGAAACCGGAGTCAATTGCCGgtcggcggaaggcgcctctcgcgtctcaGAGCAGCGG cgaagacgcggttCTCCAGCGAGGTCGTCTGGCCGCTCCTCGTGGGACGAAGCACCGGAGTTCCCGTCGGAGGCGCGTTCGGAG tTGGCGCAAATTGTGTCTGCGATGTCCTCCCCgtgcgctgcctctctcctcacGGAGGAAAAGTCCGGGTCGAGAAGCGACAACGTCGATTTCGAAGGAAGAAAGGAATCGTGGTTGATGCATATTTGGACGCGCCATACTTCTTGTTCACTCTCTGTGACAGGGAGATCCTGTTTAAGAGCATTGGAGCCTCTCATGAGCCGCGTTGTCCCCGAGGATTGGAACAACACCTACTTTGAGCACACCTACGAAGGTCCAGACGACATGCCGGCGCATGCGAAAACGACGCTATTTACCCCCgatgtttttctttctctaACCGCTCCCGCGGGCGAGACACAGGAGGACGCCAACTGTGATGCATTAGATGCTTATCAAGCTGAACACGCCGGCATGGACTCACGGTTTCAAATGCCTGACAGTGAAACGAAGGACGGAAAAAATAGCAGGCGGTGCAGATTGGGCGGCGAATCCAGGGGAGGGCAACGGGTGGATTTCGGTTATAATCAAACAGTGGCATTAAATGAGcacagagacggcggaggctgggGCGGAGGCCGTGCGAGGAAACTGGTCTTTAGCTCCATTGGCATTGCGTCACAAAAAGAGACACTGCAAGAGGAAcgaaagaggaaggcgatAGCG GCCTTCAAGCGACAGCTGGCGACGATTCAGGCCGGTGCAGTTCACTGCTCTGTCCATGCCCCAGACTCTGGTTTGGTGATAGCTCCCCGGATGGTAACCAGCTTTCTAGAGGCATCTGCTGCTGACGGAAAGGCGAGTGTGGAGGAGACATACGACCATGAGAGTTCTGAACGGGAGGAAGGAGGTGCGGTGGTGCGTGAAGTCTTCGAGGGTATCATTCCAGACAA CTGGGATGCGCCAGACACCGGCGGGGCGGGGTGTGAAGACCACATGAGTATAGTCGCATTGGGTCGCGCAGCGCTTTTGAACAGTGGATTGCTCATCCCGATAAGGGCAGGGGAACTAGTCTGCCCACCTGGACATGATGTCTTTGTGTGGGCCGGCGCATACGCGGACAGTGATTCTGAGGGTCGGTTGATGGATCGTGACGGGGAGCCAGCCAAGCCTCCGAACGTGGGTTCTGCGGAGCTGTCAAGGTCGCGCAACCGGAAGTTTGAGGTCACATGCACACTCTTGGGGACCCAGGAAGCTTCTGACGGCTTCTGA